In one Pseudomonadales bacterium genomic region, the following are encoded:
- a CDS encoding cyclic nucleotide-binding domain-containing protein, which yields MHELLRRFDTFADLDNALLSTISRLCSRVRFPAGRWLLRPGRSLNHHHFLLSGKVRTLSPERVVRASRTEARAPLFPGHAGIFTLTDVEMLRIGSSELEFLLESRLPGCGSVDEAGDHWQLRFLRSHMMASLPMSCWQSLLRVLEPRVYEAGADVVVEGMPVRPVTVARAASAESAAPHCYILAAGRAVIHRREGACARLLRRLGPGDFFGEDALLSGRPRNATVTALDRIRVMRLDAADFQRFLLSAMDAESAAAKLPQGQPDSSRYSNIASSLVRIDVATGLRERLESLDPCGSYLLQGDDPGLVALALFLLRQRGIRARQG from the coding sequence ATGCACGAACTGCTGCGTCGCTTCGATACCTTTGCGGATCTGGATAACGCTCTGCTCAGCACCATAAGCAGGCTGTGCAGTCGTGTGCGATTTCCCGCCGGCCGCTGGCTGCTGCGCCCCGGGCGCTCGCTGAATCACCATCATTTCCTGCTCAGCGGCAAAGTGCGCACCCTGTCACCCGAACGGGTGGTGCGTGCCTCGCGCACGGAAGCTCGCGCGCCTCTGTTTCCCGGCCATGCGGGAATATTCACACTCACAGACGTGGAAATGCTGCGCATCGGTTCCAGCGAGCTGGAATTTCTGCTCGAAAGCCGGCTGCCGGGCTGTGGCTCTGTGGATGAAGCGGGCGATCACTGGCAGCTGCGCTTCCTGCGCTCGCACATGATGGCGTCGCTGCCCATGTCCTGCTGGCAGAGTCTGCTGCGTGTTCTCGAACCCAGGGTGTACGAGGCCGGTGCAGATGTGGTGGTGGAAGGTATGCCGGTGCGGCCTGTGACCGTAGCGCGTGCGGCGAGCGCGGAATCCGCAGCCCCGCACTGCTACATCCTCGCCGCCGGCCGTGCAGTCATCCATCGCCGGGAAGGGGCCTGCGCGCGGCTGCTCAGGCGCCTCGGCCCCGGGGATTTCTTCGGCGAGGATGCTCTGCTCTCCGGGCGGCCCCGCAATGCTACGGTGACCGCCCTCGACAGAATCCGGGTGATGCGACTCGATGCGGCAGACTTTCAGCGCTTCCTGCTCAGCGCCATGGACGCCGAAAGTGCTGCTGCGAAACTGCCCCAGGGGCAGCCGGATTCCTCGCGGTACTCCAACATCGCCAGCAGCCTGGTGCGGATCGATGTCGCCACCGGCCTGCGTGAACGTCTCGAGAGTCTGGATCCCTGCGGCAGCTATCTGCTCCAGGGCGATGATCCGGGCCTCGTGGCGCTGGCGCTGTTTCTGTTGCGGCAGCGGGGCATCCGCGCCCGTCAGGGCTGA